The following are from one region of the Vibrio rarus genome:
- a CDS encoding outer membrane beta-barrel protein, with translation MNKHIFTTSLILALSSVANAAESDNITFSHFYGGVKLGSANYGDLGSAVTSVTGVDDSPFSWGAFFGIQALPWLAFELGYHDLGKADLTDVSGSYDAKTLDLTAKGSYEFVDRLSVFGKIGFQAYEWNANGEGVAEDDKGWTPHLGVGVEYQLHKNWSGALEYTWYNDIGGPDINYYGISATYHWF, from the coding sequence ATGAACAAACATATTTTCACTACTTCTTTGATACTCGCGCTGTCATCGGTGGCCAATGCTGCTGAGTCTGACAACATTACCTTTTCCCACTTTTATGGTGGGGTGAAGTTGGGTTCAGCTAACTATGGCGATCTGGGTTCCGCAGTAACCAGTGTGACAGGTGTGGATGATTCCCCTTTTTCTTGGGGGGCATTTTTTGGTATTCAAGCGCTACCATGGTTGGCGTTTGAGTTAGGTTATCATGACTTAGGTAAAGCAGATTTAACTGATGTATCAGGTAGTTATGATGCTAAAACTCTTGATTTAACCGCGAAGGGCTCTTATGAATTTGTAGATCGCCTCTCTGTATTTGGCAAAATAGGCTTTCAAGCTTATGAATGGAATGCAAATGGCGAAGGAGTGGCTGAAGATGATAAGGGCTGGACGCCTCACTTAGGGGTTGGTGTTGAGTATCAATTGCATAAAAACTGGTCAGGGGCTTTAGAATACACTTGGTACAATGATATTGGTGGTCCAGACATTAATTATTACGGTATTTCAGCGACTTATCATTGGTTCTAA
- a CDS encoding DUF2057 family protein: MMLYKNKAWIGALTPLVLSACTALDSSSDFSHSIASVDTQLNHIQVTGNEYKPEFKAIKGPSILKSSLTFVDNYPLNDSSKLSSYIAMNVSYFQSYDEYKTVNYNGQQLPLKKTQPSTSSCNEHCTATQYFTFPMTPENIDLASKEGLAFTLTSSNATMTTDFTVPAGYIDTIHKTAIANANKAPTVTTTTPPATPVTTSKAEEMVQYWYAEATPQQQQAFSAWAFQNRTEITTQLVGDAKPTEMMSYWYEKSSKEEKIHILKWLLEQ, encoded by the coding sequence ATGATGCTGTATAAAAATAAGGCTTGGATTGGCGCATTAACCCCTTTGGTTCTAAGTGCGTGTACAGCACTAGATTCATCTAGTGACTTTAGTCATTCCATTGCCAGCGTAGATACCCAATTGAATCACATTCAAGTGACAGGTAACGAATACAAGCCTGAGTTTAAAGCGATTAAAGGACCAAGTATTCTAAAATCCTCACTCACTTTTGTAGATAACTACCCACTAAATGACAGTTCTAAGTTGTCCTCTTATATAGCAATGAATGTCAGCTATTTTCAAAGCTATGATGAATACAAAACCGTCAACTATAACGGACAACAGCTACCATTAAAGAAAACACAGCCTTCCACTTCCAGTTGTAATGAACACTGCACAGCAACTCAATATTTTACCTTCCCGATGACTCCAGAAAATATCGATTTAGCATCTAAGGAAGGGTTAGCGTTTACCTTAACATCCAGCAACGCAACAATGACCACCGATTTTACCGTCCCTGCAGGCTATATAGATACCATACATAAAACGGCAATAGCGAACGCAAATAAAGCGCCAACAGTGACAACAACGACTCCACCAGCAACTCCAGTCACCACATCTAAAGCAGAAGAAATGGTGCAATACTGGTATGCAGAGGCAACGCCACAGCAGCAGCAAGCATTTAGCGCATGGGCATTTCAAAATCGTACAGAGATAACCACACAACTAGTGGGCGATGCAAAGCCAACAGAGATGATGTCTTACTGGTACGAAAAATCCTCTAAAGAAGAGAAGATACATATTTTGAAATGGCTATTAGAGCAATAA
- a CDS encoding helix-turn-helix transcriptional regulator encodes MSTRNLLILAEKNLQTSLLERQLATGLHFDVQVLLPEEAISQSHCLIVDLVLIDYNYLCDMEKQHLLPDFDMLNWPIMVHNVPIDAVKENLLRWTLLKGVLLKSALVKHINESIECIFNGGLWLPRPYMEKLVCNVRCTDSSSERQNLGLTSREKQILELLSYGISNQQIASRLFLSESTVKSHIYKLYKKLNVHSRHDAVRYARMNDYSLTK; translated from the coding sequence ATGAGCACTAGGAATCTATTGATCCTTGCAGAAAAAAATCTCCAAACCAGTTTGTTAGAGAGGCAACTCGCAACAGGCCTGCACTTTGATGTGCAAGTACTCCTTCCAGAAGAAGCCATATCGCAAAGTCATTGCCTGATTGTTGATCTTGTTTTAATTGATTATAACTACTTGTGTGACATGGAAAAGCAGCACTTACTTCCCGATTTTGACATGCTCAATTGGCCTATTATGGTTCACAATGTGCCAATTGATGCTGTAAAAGAAAACTTGCTACGTTGGACGTTACTCAAAGGAGTGCTGTTAAAAAGTGCACTGGTAAAGCATATCAACGAAAGCATTGAGTGTATTTTTAATGGTGGGTTATGGTTGCCACGTCCTTATATGGAGAAGTTAGTGTGCAATGTTAGATGCACAGACTCCTCCTCTGAACGTCAAAATTTAGGGTTAACCTCTAGAGAGAAGCAAATTCTAGAGTTACTGTCATATGGAATATCTAATCAACAAATTGCAAGTCGTCTGTTTTTGTCGGAAAGCACAGTAAAAAGCCATATTTATAAGCTATATAAAAAGCTTAACGTGCACTCTCGCCATGATGCGGTGAGATATGCTCGGATGAATGACTACTCTTTAACCAAGTGA
- a CDS encoding carbon storage regulator: MRLTLCTISLMLTFSVHAEELLLSDMTAADTVMEQSRGKQSIELDFTSLASDIDGISAGNTAINTVNGNNILSSGALSDSSGISSVIQNTGNNVLIQNSTVVNLSIE, encoded by the coding sequence ATGCGTTTGACACTGTGTACTATCAGTTTGATGTTGACCTTTTCTGTGCACGCTGAAGAACTTTTGCTCTCTGATATGACCGCAGCTGACACTGTGATGGAACAATCTCGAGGTAAGCAATCAATCGAGTTAGATTTCACCAGTTTAGCTTCGGATATCGATGGCATAAGCGCAGGGAACACAGCAATCAACACAGTCAATGGTAATAATATTTTATCATCAGGCGCGTTGTCGGATAGCTCTGGGATTTCGAGCGTTATTCAAAATACAGGGAATAACGTTCTGATCCAGAACTCAACCGTGGTCAACCTGAGTATCGAATAG